In Betta splendens chromosome 19, fBetSpl5.4, whole genome shotgun sequence, the following proteins share a genomic window:
- the l3mbtl2 gene encoding lethal(3)malignant brain tumor-like protein 2 isoform X6, translated as MVPHLWTNGGSVSGTFTKKREEEDDDKEERREEEGRAWLEILAATTGARPIFPHTPVQQGKLPTKKAVVLNKMNKVVASAGGPDAGFDWGSYLERERSPAASVSCFTHVPLCDQWDEIAVGMKVEVLNTNAVLPSKVYWIATVVQIAGYKALLRYEGFEDDSSHDFWCSLVSGEVNPIGWCAITSKLLVPPQDVKLNIPDWKEYLMKKLVGANTLPVDFYIKMSEGMRTSFKIGMRVEVVDPKYVSQTRVAIIDQITGGRLRLVYTDQSDAPENAVSDFWCHMLSPLLHPLGWSNSVGHAIKAPVNSWEAASSGLKNNSDNAFLLFKRPRTVYMDGGFFEEGMKLEAIDPLNLGNICVATVQKVLLDGYLMVGIDGTTSNSDWFCYHASSHAIFPKGFCNKNEIHLTVPQGYDPHTFTWDDYLEETKAKPAPAHLFNADYRGHGFSPNMKLEAVDLMEPRLVCVATIKRCVGRLLLIHFDGWEDDFDQWVDSQSPDIYPVGWCELMGYQLQPPPEFAANQEARIKKYKHFIYGKKKKKYTRKRLSNDQSKADATQGPKVISTDNPQKLVESSLQPQVPLIQPKTEPEEQDIMEVQVKAEEIEMEIINPPNNPQELCVSRIKQEETEEQNKRRDYEVPARTSKDQASRDERETGKDAGELEKNSVTVSSMEQSEDDGTEQDQEEEMQMSDASESESNTEHDTTGEGR; from the exons ATGGTGCCGCACTTATGGACAAATGGAGGCAGTGTTTCGGGAACATTCaccaaaaaaagagaagaagaagacgacgacaaggaggagagaagagaagaagaaggccgCGCTTGGCTTGAAATTCTTGCAGCGACCACAGGAGCGCGTCCGATTTTTCCTCACACTCCAGTTCAGCAG GGGAAGCTACCAACTAAAAAAGCTGTTGTGTTGAACAAGATGAATAAAGTTGTGGCAAGCGCAGGAGGACCAGATG CAGGTTTTGACTGGGGCTCTTACTTAGAGAGGGAAAGATCTCCAGCTGCATCCGTCTCCTGCTTTACACAC GTTCCCTTGTGTGACCAGTGGGACGAAATTGCTGTGGGGATGAAGGTGGAAGTTTTGAACACTAATGCTGTCCTGCCCAGTAAAGTCTACTGGATTGCTACTGTTGTCCAGATTGCAG GATACAAAGCTCTATTGCGCTATGAAGGCTTTGAGGATGACAGCAGCCATGATTTCTGGTGCAGCCTCGTTTCAGGGGAGGTGAATCCAATAGGATGGTGTGCCATCACAAGCAAACTGCTGGTTCCACCCCAAG ATGTTAAGCTGAACATCCCAGATTGGAAAGAGTATCTAATGAAAAAGCTAGTGGGGGCCAACACTTTACCTGTTGACTTCTACATTAAG ATGTCAGAAGGCATGAGGACCTCTTTCAAAATAGGCATGCGTGTGGAAGTGGTGGATCCCAAGTATGTGAGCCAGACCCGCGTTGCCATCATAGATCAGATTACTGGGGGCCGTCTAAGGCTGGTGTACACAGACCAAAGTGATGCCCCCGAGAACGCAGTCTCTGATTTCTGGTGCCACATGTTGAGTCCTCTCCTGCATCCACTGGGCTGGTCCAACAGTGTGGGTCATGCCATTAAAGCACCTG TAAACAGTTGGGAGGCTGCTTCTAGTGGTTTGAAGAATAACTCTGACAATGCATTCCTGCTCTTTAAAAGG CCTAGGACTGTTTACATGGACGGAGGTTTCTTTGAAGAAGGCATGAAGCTGGAGGCCATCGACCCTCTAAACCTTGGCAATATCTGTGTGGCCACTGTACAAAAA GTGCTGTTAGATGGCTACCTGATGGTTGGGATCGATGGCACTACCTCTAACAGTGACTGGTTTTGTTATCATGCCTCCTCCCATGCCATCTTCCCCAAAGGCTTCTGTAACAAGAATGAAATCCATCTCACTGTACCTCAAG GTTATGATCCTCATACTTTCACCTGGGACGACTACCTGGAGGAGACCAAAGCTAAACCGGCGCCAGCGCACCTGTTTAATGCT GACTACCGAGGTCATGGCTTCTCCCCCAACATgaagctggaggctgtggaccTGATGGAGCCACGCCTGGTGTGCGTGGCCACCATAAAACGCTGTGTGGGTCGACTGCTGCTCATCCATTTTGACGGCTGGGAGGATGACTTTGACCAGTGGGTTGACAGCCAGTCCCCAGACATCTACCCTGTTGGCTGGTGCGAACTCATGGGCTACCAGCTCCAGCCGCCTCCTGAATTTG CCGCAAACCAAGAGGCACGGATCAAGAAATACAAGCACTTTATATATGGGAAAAAGA aaaaaaagtataCAAGGAAGAGACTGTCCAATGACCAAAGTAAAGCTGATGCTACCCAGGGACCCAAGGTCATCAGCACAGACAATCCTCAAAAATTGGTAGAAAGCAGTCTACAACCACAAGTGCCCCTCATTCAGCCCAAAACTGAGCCAGAGGAACAGGATA TTATGGAGGTGCAGGTGAAGGCCGAAGAAATTGAGATGGAGATTATTAATCCTCCAAACAACCCTCAAGAACTCTGCGTGAGTCGAATCAaacaggaggaaacagaggagcagaaCAAGAGAAGAGACTACGAAGTGCCAGCGCGAACTAGCAAGGATCAGGCATCACgtgatgagagagagacagggaaagATGCAGGTGAACTGGAAAAGAACAGTGTCACTGTGAGCAGCATGGAGCAGAGCGAAGATGATGGAACTGAACAGGACCAAGAGGAGGAGATGCAAATGAGTGACGCCAGCGAGTCGGAAAGTAATACAGAGCATGATACAACAGGAGAAGGAAGATAA
- the l3mbtl2 gene encoding lethal(3)malignant brain tumor-like protein 2 isoform X4, translated as MVPHLWTNGGSVSGTFTKKREEEDDDKEERREEEGRAWLEILAATTGARPIFPHTPVQQVIVKIMVLKCCVDNCGNVKSPSLAFHRFPLGDTDRLRQWLFALNMDVSTPPHALHKMFVCQKHFEADDYCATDPSRRGRLLRANAVPSQFKHTNPPGTGDPTAGEMLVGKLPTKKAVVLNKMNKVVASAGGPDAGFDWGSYLERERSPAASVSCFTHVPLCDQWDEIAVGMKVEVLNTNAVLPSKVYWIATVVQIAGYKALLRYEGFEDDSSHDFWCSLVSGEVNPIGWCAITSKLLVPPQDVKLNIPDWKEYLMKKLVGANTLPVDFYIKMSEGMRTSFKIGMRVEVVDPKYVSQTRVAIIDQITGGRLRLVYTDQSDAPENAVSDFWCHMLSPLLHPLGWSNSVGHAIKAPVNSWEAASSGLKNNSDNAFLLFKRPRTVYMDGGFFEEGMKLEAIDPLNLGNICVATVQKVLLDGYLMVGIDGTTSNSDWFCYHASSHAIFPKGFCNKNEIHLTVPQGYDPHTFTWDDYLEETKAKPAPAHLFNADYRGHGFSPNMKLEAVDLMEPRLVCVATIKRCVGRLLLIHFDGWEDDFDQWVDSQSPDIYPVGWCELMGYQLQPPPEFAANQEARIKKYKHFIYGKKKKKYTRKRLSNDQSKADATQGPKVISTDNPQKLVESSLQPQVPLIQPKTEPEEQDIMEVQVKAEEIEMEIINPPNNPQELCVSRIKQEETEEQNKRRDYEVPARTSKDQASRDERETGKDAGELEKNSVTVSSMEQSEDDGTEQDQEEEMQMSDASESESNTEHDTTGEGR; from the exons ATGGTGCCGCACTTATGGACAAATGGAGGCAGTGTTTCGGGAACATTCaccaaaaaaagagaagaagaagacgacgacaaggaggagagaagagaagaagaaggccgCGCTTGGCTTGAAATTCTTGCAGCGACCACAGGAGCGCGTCCGATTTTTCCTCACACTCCAGTTCAGCAGGTGATAGTAAAAATAATGGTTCTCAAATGTTGCGTCGACAACTGTGGAAACGTAAAGAGTCCGAGCCTCGCCTTTCACCGCTTTCCGCTCGGCGACACGGACAGACTGAGGCAGTGGTTGTTTGCGCTCAACATGGATGTGAGCACTCCGCCGCACGCCCTCCACAAGATGTTCGTCTGCCAGAAGCACTTTGAGGCCGATGACTACTGCGCGACGGATCCGAGCCGCCGAGGCCGGCTCCTCCGGGCCAACGCCGTGCCCAGTCAGTTCAAGCACACAAACCCCCCAGGAACCGGCGACCCCACCGCCGGTGAGATGTTGGTG GGGAAGCTACCAACTAAAAAAGCTGTTGTGTTGAACAAGATGAATAAAGTTGTGGCAAGCGCAGGAGGACCAGATG CAGGTTTTGACTGGGGCTCTTACTTAGAGAGGGAAAGATCTCCAGCTGCATCCGTCTCCTGCTTTACACAC GTTCCCTTGTGTGACCAGTGGGACGAAATTGCTGTGGGGATGAAGGTGGAAGTTTTGAACACTAATGCTGTCCTGCCCAGTAAAGTCTACTGGATTGCTACTGTTGTCCAGATTGCAG GATACAAAGCTCTATTGCGCTATGAAGGCTTTGAGGATGACAGCAGCCATGATTTCTGGTGCAGCCTCGTTTCAGGGGAGGTGAATCCAATAGGATGGTGTGCCATCACAAGCAAACTGCTGGTTCCACCCCAAG ATGTTAAGCTGAACATCCCAGATTGGAAAGAGTATCTAATGAAAAAGCTAGTGGGGGCCAACACTTTACCTGTTGACTTCTACATTAAG ATGTCAGAAGGCATGAGGACCTCTTTCAAAATAGGCATGCGTGTGGAAGTGGTGGATCCCAAGTATGTGAGCCAGACCCGCGTTGCCATCATAGATCAGATTACTGGGGGCCGTCTAAGGCTGGTGTACACAGACCAAAGTGATGCCCCCGAGAACGCAGTCTCTGATTTCTGGTGCCACATGTTGAGTCCTCTCCTGCATCCACTGGGCTGGTCCAACAGTGTGGGTCATGCCATTAAAGCACCTG TAAACAGTTGGGAGGCTGCTTCTAGTGGTTTGAAGAATAACTCTGACAATGCATTCCTGCTCTTTAAAAGG CCTAGGACTGTTTACATGGACGGAGGTTTCTTTGAAGAAGGCATGAAGCTGGAGGCCATCGACCCTCTAAACCTTGGCAATATCTGTGTGGCCACTGTACAAAAA GTGCTGTTAGATGGCTACCTGATGGTTGGGATCGATGGCACTACCTCTAACAGTGACTGGTTTTGTTATCATGCCTCCTCCCATGCCATCTTCCCCAAAGGCTTCTGTAACAAGAATGAAATCCATCTCACTGTACCTCAAG GTTATGATCCTCATACTTTCACCTGGGACGACTACCTGGAGGAGACCAAAGCTAAACCGGCGCCAGCGCACCTGTTTAATGCT GACTACCGAGGTCATGGCTTCTCCCCCAACATgaagctggaggctgtggaccTGATGGAGCCACGCCTGGTGTGCGTGGCCACCATAAAACGCTGTGTGGGTCGACTGCTGCTCATCCATTTTGACGGCTGGGAGGATGACTTTGACCAGTGGGTTGACAGCCAGTCCCCAGACATCTACCCTGTTGGCTGGTGCGAACTCATGGGCTACCAGCTCCAGCCGCCTCCTGAATTTG CCGCAAACCAAGAGGCACGGATCAAGAAATACAAGCACTTTATATATGGGAAAAAGA aaaaaaagtataCAAGGAAGAGACTGTCCAATGACCAAAGTAAAGCTGATGCTACCCAGGGACCCAAGGTCATCAGCACAGACAATCCTCAAAAATTGGTAGAAAGCAGTCTACAACCACAAGTGCCCCTCATTCAGCCCAAAACTGAGCCAGAGGAACAGGATA TTATGGAGGTGCAGGTGAAGGCCGAAGAAATTGAGATGGAGATTATTAATCCTCCAAACAACCCTCAAGAACTCTGCGTGAGTCGAATCAaacaggaggaaacagaggagcagaaCAAGAGAAGAGACTACGAAGTGCCAGCGCGAACTAGCAAGGATCAGGCATCACgtgatgagagagagacagggaaagATGCAGGTGAACTGGAAAAGAACAGTGTCACTGTGAGCAGCATGGAGCAGAGCGAAGATGATGGAACTGAACAGGACCAAGAGGAGGAGATGCAAATGAGTGACGCCAGCGAGTCGGAAAGTAATACAGAGCATGATACAACAGGAGAAGGAAGATAA
- the l3mbtl2 gene encoding lethal(3)malignant brain tumor-like protein 2 isoform X7, translating into MVPHLWTNGGSVSGTFTKKREEEDDDKEERREEEGRAWLEILAATTGARPIFPHTPVQQGKLPTKKAVVLNKMNKVVASAGGPDGFDWGSYLERERSPAASVSCFTHVPLCDQWDEIAVGMKVEVLNTNAVLPSKVYWIATVVQIAGYKALLRYEGFEDDSSHDFWCSLVSGEVNPIGWCAITSKLLVPPQDVKLNIPDWKEYLMKKLVGANTLPVDFYIKMSEGMRTSFKIGMRVEVVDPKYVSQTRVAIIDQITGGRLRLVYTDQSDAPENAVSDFWCHMLSPLLHPLGWSNSVGHAIKAPVNSWEAASSGLKNNSDNAFLLFKRPRTVYMDGGFFEEGMKLEAIDPLNLGNICVATVQKVLLDGYLMVGIDGTTSNSDWFCYHASSHAIFPKGFCNKNEIHLTVPQGYDPHTFTWDDYLEETKAKPAPAHLFNADYRGHGFSPNMKLEAVDLMEPRLVCVATIKRCVGRLLLIHFDGWEDDFDQWVDSQSPDIYPVGWCELMGYQLQPPPEFAANQEARIKKYKHFIYGKKKKKYTRKRLSNDQSKADATQGPKVISTDNPQKLVESSLQPQVPLIQPKTEPEEQDIMEVQVKAEEIEMEIINPPNNPQELCVSRIKQEETEEQNKRRDYEVPARTSKDQASRDERETGKDAGELEKNSVTVSSMEQSEDDGTEQDQEEEMQMSDASESESNTEHDTTGEGR; encoded by the exons ATGGTGCCGCACTTATGGACAAATGGAGGCAGTGTTTCGGGAACATTCaccaaaaaaagagaagaagaagacgacgacaaggaggagagaagagaagaagaaggccgCGCTTGGCTTGAAATTCTTGCAGCGACCACAGGAGCGCGTCCGATTTTTCCTCACACTCCAGTTCAGCAG GGGAAGCTACCAACTAAAAAAGCTGTTGTGTTGAACAAGATGAATAAAGTTGTGGCAAGCGCAGGAGGACCAGATG GTTTTGACTGGGGCTCTTACTTAGAGAGGGAAAGATCTCCAGCTGCATCCGTCTCCTGCTTTACACAC GTTCCCTTGTGTGACCAGTGGGACGAAATTGCTGTGGGGATGAAGGTGGAAGTTTTGAACACTAATGCTGTCCTGCCCAGTAAAGTCTACTGGATTGCTACTGTTGTCCAGATTGCAG GATACAAAGCTCTATTGCGCTATGAAGGCTTTGAGGATGACAGCAGCCATGATTTCTGGTGCAGCCTCGTTTCAGGGGAGGTGAATCCAATAGGATGGTGTGCCATCACAAGCAAACTGCTGGTTCCACCCCAAG ATGTTAAGCTGAACATCCCAGATTGGAAAGAGTATCTAATGAAAAAGCTAGTGGGGGCCAACACTTTACCTGTTGACTTCTACATTAAG ATGTCAGAAGGCATGAGGACCTCTTTCAAAATAGGCATGCGTGTGGAAGTGGTGGATCCCAAGTATGTGAGCCAGACCCGCGTTGCCATCATAGATCAGATTACTGGGGGCCGTCTAAGGCTGGTGTACACAGACCAAAGTGATGCCCCCGAGAACGCAGTCTCTGATTTCTGGTGCCACATGTTGAGTCCTCTCCTGCATCCACTGGGCTGGTCCAACAGTGTGGGTCATGCCATTAAAGCACCTG TAAACAGTTGGGAGGCTGCTTCTAGTGGTTTGAAGAATAACTCTGACAATGCATTCCTGCTCTTTAAAAGG CCTAGGACTGTTTACATGGACGGAGGTTTCTTTGAAGAAGGCATGAAGCTGGAGGCCATCGACCCTCTAAACCTTGGCAATATCTGTGTGGCCACTGTACAAAAA GTGCTGTTAGATGGCTACCTGATGGTTGGGATCGATGGCACTACCTCTAACAGTGACTGGTTTTGTTATCATGCCTCCTCCCATGCCATCTTCCCCAAAGGCTTCTGTAACAAGAATGAAATCCATCTCACTGTACCTCAAG GTTATGATCCTCATACTTTCACCTGGGACGACTACCTGGAGGAGACCAAAGCTAAACCGGCGCCAGCGCACCTGTTTAATGCT GACTACCGAGGTCATGGCTTCTCCCCCAACATgaagctggaggctgtggaccTGATGGAGCCACGCCTGGTGTGCGTGGCCACCATAAAACGCTGTGTGGGTCGACTGCTGCTCATCCATTTTGACGGCTGGGAGGATGACTTTGACCAGTGGGTTGACAGCCAGTCCCCAGACATCTACCCTGTTGGCTGGTGCGAACTCATGGGCTACCAGCTCCAGCCGCCTCCTGAATTTG CCGCAAACCAAGAGGCACGGATCAAGAAATACAAGCACTTTATATATGGGAAAAAGA aaaaaaagtataCAAGGAAGAGACTGTCCAATGACCAAAGTAAAGCTGATGCTACCCAGGGACCCAAGGTCATCAGCACAGACAATCCTCAAAAATTGGTAGAAAGCAGTCTACAACCACAAGTGCCCCTCATTCAGCCCAAAACTGAGCCAGAGGAACAGGATA TTATGGAGGTGCAGGTGAAGGCCGAAGAAATTGAGATGGAGATTATTAATCCTCCAAACAACCCTCAAGAACTCTGCGTGAGTCGAATCAaacaggaggaaacagaggagcagaaCAAGAGAAGAGACTACGAAGTGCCAGCGCGAACTAGCAAGGATCAGGCATCACgtgatgagagagagacagggaaagATGCAGGTGAACTGGAAAAGAACAGTGTCACTGTGAGCAGCATGGAGCAGAGCGAAGATGATGGAACTGAACAGGACCAAGAGGAGGAGATGCAAATGAGTGACGCCAGCGAGTCGGAAAGTAATACAGAGCATGATACAACAGGAGAAGGAAGATAA
- the l3mbtl2 gene encoding lethal(3)malignant brain tumor-like protein 2 isoform X9 encodes MTTARRIRAAEAGSSGPTPCPVSSSTQTPQEPATPPPGKLPTKKAVVLNKMNKVVASAGGPDGFDWGSYLERERSPAASVSCFTHVPLCDQWDEIAVGMKVEVLNTNAVLPSKVYWIATVVQIAGYKALLRYEGFEDDSSHDFWCSLVSGEVNPIGWCAITSKLLVPPQDVKLNIPDWKEYLMKKLVGANTLPVDFYIKMSEGMRTSFKIGMRVEVVDPKYVSQTRVAIIDQITGGRLRLVYTDQSDAPENAVSDFWCHMLSPLLHPLGWSNSVGHAIKAPVNSWEAASSGLKNNSDNAFLLFKRPRTVYMDGGFFEEGMKLEAIDPLNLGNICVATVQKVLLDGYLMVGIDGTTSNSDWFCYHASSHAIFPKGFCNKNEIHLTVPQGYDPHTFTWDDYLEETKAKPAPAHLFNADYRGHGFSPNMKLEAVDLMEPRLVCVATIKRCVGRLLLIHFDGWEDDFDQWVDSQSPDIYPVGWCELMGYQLQPPPEFAANQEARIKKYKHFIYGKKKKKYTRKRLSNDQSKADATQGPKVISTDNPQKLVESSLQPQVPLIQPKTEPEEQDIMEVQVKAEEIEMEIINPPNNPQELCVSRIKQEETEEQNKRRDYEVPARTSKDQASRDERETGKDAGELEKNSVTVSSMEQSEDDGTEQDQEEEMQMSDASESESNTEHDTTGEGR; translated from the exons ATGACTACTGCGCGACGGATCCGAGCCGCCGAGGCCGGCTCCTCCGGGCCAACGCCGTGCCCAGTCAGTTCAAGCACACAAACCCCCCAGGAACCGGCGACCCCACCGCCG GGGAAGCTACCAACTAAAAAAGCTGTTGTGTTGAACAAGATGAATAAAGTTGTGGCAAGCGCAGGAGGACCAGATG GTTTTGACTGGGGCTCTTACTTAGAGAGGGAAAGATCTCCAGCTGCATCCGTCTCCTGCTTTACACAC GTTCCCTTGTGTGACCAGTGGGACGAAATTGCTGTGGGGATGAAGGTGGAAGTTTTGAACACTAATGCTGTCCTGCCCAGTAAAGTCTACTGGATTGCTACTGTTGTCCAGATTGCAG GATACAAAGCTCTATTGCGCTATGAAGGCTTTGAGGATGACAGCAGCCATGATTTCTGGTGCAGCCTCGTTTCAGGGGAGGTGAATCCAATAGGATGGTGTGCCATCACAAGCAAACTGCTGGTTCCACCCCAAG ATGTTAAGCTGAACATCCCAGATTGGAAAGAGTATCTAATGAAAAAGCTAGTGGGGGCCAACACTTTACCTGTTGACTTCTACATTAAG ATGTCAGAAGGCATGAGGACCTCTTTCAAAATAGGCATGCGTGTGGAAGTGGTGGATCCCAAGTATGTGAGCCAGACCCGCGTTGCCATCATAGATCAGATTACTGGGGGCCGTCTAAGGCTGGTGTACACAGACCAAAGTGATGCCCCCGAGAACGCAGTCTCTGATTTCTGGTGCCACATGTTGAGTCCTCTCCTGCATCCACTGGGCTGGTCCAACAGTGTGGGTCATGCCATTAAAGCACCTG TAAACAGTTGGGAGGCTGCTTCTAGTGGTTTGAAGAATAACTCTGACAATGCATTCCTGCTCTTTAAAAGG CCTAGGACTGTTTACATGGACGGAGGTTTCTTTGAAGAAGGCATGAAGCTGGAGGCCATCGACCCTCTAAACCTTGGCAATATCTGTGTGGCCACTGTACAAAAA GTGCTGTTAGATGGCTACCTGATGGTTGGGATCGATGGCACTACCTCTAACAGTGACTGGTTTTGTTATCATGCCTCCTCCCATGCCATCTTCCCCAAAGGCTTCTGTAACAAGAATGAAATCCATCTCACTGTACCTCAAG GTTATGATCCTCATACTTTCACCTGGGACGACTACCTGGAGGAGACCAAAGCTAAACCGGCGCCAGCGCACCTGTTTAATGCT GACTACCGAGGTCATGGCTTCTCCCCCAACATgaagctggaggctgtggaccTGATGGAGCCACGCCTGGTGTGCGTGGCCACCATAAAACGCTGTGTGGGTCGACTGCTGCTCATCCATTTTGACGGCTGGGAGGATGACTTTGACCAGTGGGTTGACAGCCAGTCCCCAGACATCTACCCTGTTGGCTGGTGCGAACTCATGGGCTACCAGCTCCAGCCGCCTCCTGAATTTG CCGCAAACCAAGAGGCACGGATCAAGAAATACAAGCACTTTATATATGGGAAAAAGA aaaaaaagtataCAAGGAAGAGACTGTCCAATGACCAAAGTAAAGCTGATGCTACCCAGGGACCCAAGGTCATCAGCACAGACAATCCTCAAAAATTGGTAGAAAGCAGTCTACAACCACAAGTGCCCCTCATTCAGCCCAAAACTGAGCCAGAGGAACAGGATA TTATGGAGGTGCAGGTGAAGGCCGAAGAAATTGAGATGGAGATTATTAATCCTCCAAACAACCCTCAAGAACTCTGCGTGAGTCGAATCAaacaggaggaaacagaggagcagaaCAAGAGAAGAGACTACGAAGTGCCAGCGCGAACTAGCAAGGATCAGGCATCACgtgatgagagagagacagggaaagATGCAGGTGAACTGGAAAAGAACAGTGTCACTGTGAGCAGCATGGAGCAGAGCGAAGATGATGGAACTGAACAGGACCAAGAGGAGGAGATGCAAATGAGTGACGCCAGCGAGTCGGAAAGTAATACAGAGCATGATACAACAGGAGAAGGAAGATAA
- the l3mbtl2 gene encoding lethal(3)malignant brain tumor-like protein 2 isoform X8, whose translation MTTARRIRAAEAGSSGPTPCPVSSSTQTPQEPATPPPGKLPTKKAVVLNKMNKVVASAGGPDAGFDWGSYLERERSPAASVSCFTHVPLCDQWDEIAVGMKVEVLNTNAVLPSKVYWIATVVQIAGYKALLRYEGFEDDSSHDFWCSLVSGEVNPIGWCAITSKLLVPPQDVKLNIPDWKEYLMKKLVGANTLPVDFYIKMSEGMRTSFKIGMRVEVVDPKYVSQTRVAIIDQITGGRLRLVYTDQSDAPENAVSDFWCHMLSPLLHPLGWSNSVGHAIKAPVNSWEAASSGLKNNSDNAFLLFKRPRTVYMDGGFFEEGMKLEAIDPLNLGNICVATVQKVLLDGYLMVGIDGTTSNSDWFCYHASSHAIFPKGFCNKNEIHLTVPQGYDPHTFTWDDYLEETKAKPAPAHLFNADYRGHGFSPNMKLEAVDLMEPRLVCVATIKRCVGRLLLIHFDGWEDDFDQWVDSQSPDIYPVGWCELMGYQLQPPPEFAANQEARIKKYKHFIYGKKKKKYTRKRLSNDQSKADATQGPKVISTDNPQKLVESSLQPQVPLIQPKTEPEEQDIMEVQVKAEEIEMEIINPPNNPQELCVSRIKQEETEEQNKRRDYEVPARTSKDQASRDERETGKDAGELEKNSVTVSSMEQSEDDGTEQDQEEEMQMSDASESESNTEHDTTGEGR comes from the exons ATGACTACTGCGCGACGGATCCGAGCCGCCGAGGCCGGCTCCTCCGGGCCAACGCCGTGCCCAGTCAGTTCAAGCACACAAACCCCCCAGGAACCGGCGACCCCACCGCCG GGGAAGCTACCAACTAAAAAAGCTGTTGTGTTGAACAAGATGAATAAAGTTGTGGCAAGCGCAGGAGGACCAGATG CAGGTTTTGACTGGGGCTCTTACTTAGAGAGGGAAAGATCTCCAGCTGCATCCGTCTCCTGCTTTACACAC GTTCCCTTGTGTGACCAGTGGGACGAAATTGCTGTGGGGATGAAGGTGGAAGTTTTGAACACTAATGCTGTCCTGCCCAGTAAAGTCTACTGGATTGCTACTGTTGTCCAGATTGCAG GATACAAAGCTCTATTGCGCTATGAAGGCTTTGAGGATGACAGCAGCCATGATTTCTGGTGCAGCCTCGTTTCAGGGGAGGTGAATCCAATAGGATGGTGTGCCATCACAAGCAAACTGCTGGTTCCACCCCAAG ATGTTAAGCTGAACATCCCAGATTGGAAAGAGTATCTAATGAAAAAGCTAGTGGGGGCCAACACTTTACCTGTTGACTTCTACATTAAG ATGTCAGAAGGCATGAGGACCTCTTTCAAAATAGGCATGCGTGTGGAAGTGGTGGATCCCAAGTATGTGAGCCAGACCCGCGTTGCCATCATAGATCAGATTACTGGGGGCCGTCTAAGGCTGGTGTACACAGACCAAAGTGATGCCCCCGAGAACGCAGTCTCTGATTTCTGGTGCCACATGTTGAGTCCTCTCCTGCATCCACTGGGCTGGTCCAACAGTGTGGGTCATGCCATTAAAGCACCTG TAAACAGTTGGGAGGCTGCTTCTAGTGGTTTGAAGAATAACTCTGACAATGCATTCCTGCTCTTTAAAAGG CCTAGGACTGTTTACATGGACGGAGGTTTCTTTGAAGAAGGCATGAAGCTGGAGGCCATCGACCCTCTAAACCTTGGCAATATCTGTGTGGCCACTGTACAAAAA GTGCTGTTAGATGGCTACCTGATGGTTGGGATCGATGGCACTACCTCTAACAGTGACTGGTTTTGTTATCATGCCTCCTCCCATGCCATCTTCCCCAAAGGCTTCTGTAACAAGAATGAAATCCATCTCACTGTACCTCAAG GTTATGATCCTCATACTTTCACCTGGGACGACTACCTGGAGGAGACCAAAGCTAAACCGGCGCCAGCGCACCTGTTTAATGCT GACTACCGAGGTCATGGCTTCTCCCCCAACATgaagctggaggctgtggaccTGATGGAGCCACGCCTGGTGTGCGTGGCCACCATAAAACGCTGTGTGGGTCGACTGCTGCTCATCCATTTTGACGGCTGGGAGGATGACTTTGACCAGTGGGTTGACAGCCAGTCCCCAGACATCTACCCTGTTGGCTGGTGCGAACTCATGGGCTACCAGCTCCAGCCGCCTCCTGAATTTG CCGCAAACCAAGAGGCACGGATCAAGAAATACAAGCACTTTATATATGGGAAAAAGA aaaaaaagtataCAAGGAAGAGACTGTCCAATGACCAAAGTAAAGCTGATGCTACCCAGGGACCCAAGGTCATCAGCACAGACAATCCTCAAAAATTGGTAGAAAGCAGTCTACAACCACAAGTGCCCCTCATTCAGCCCAAAACTGAGCCAGAGGAACAGGATA TTATGGAGGTGCAGGTGAAGGCCGAAGAAATTGAGATGGAGATTATTAATCCTCCAAACAACCCTCAAGAACTCTGCGTGAGTCGAATCAaacaggaggaaacagaggagcagaaCAAGAGAAGAGACTACGAAGTGCCAGCGCGAACTAGCAAGGATCAGGCATCACgtgatgagagagagacagggaaagATGCAGGTGAACTGGAAAAGAACAGTGTCACTGTGAGCAGCATGGAGCAGAGCGAAGATGATGGAACTGAACAGGACCAAGAGGAGGAGATGCAAATGAGTGACGCCAGCGAGTCGGAAAGTAATACAGAGCATGATACAACAGGAGAAGGAAGATAA